The Oscillatoria sp. FACHB-1407 genome window below encodes:
- a CDS encoding CHAT domain-containing protein produces MLIYPLILPDRLELVLITPNSEPARYPVPVTQAELNAAIVAFRQALTDPTSGAPRAVAQQLYQWLIAPMRDDLEAIDAETILYAPDGALRYVPLAALHDGDQWLIERFRINHITAASLQDFTLRPDPQPQILAAAFSEGSFQFQVGQRSFSFGGLPFAGIEVEKLAEAFPGTTQFINDAFSRTAVEPAMDSHTIVHLATHATFIPGSASDSFILFGNGDRLTLQEIKEQWQGRFNQVDLIVLSACETGLGDAGLGTGEEILGFGYLMQEAGAEAAIASLWQVDDGGTQVLMNAFYAGLGNGMTKAEALRQAQIALITGDFTAVGSDRGTIEILSTRTGLPQNVSDRLDHPYYWAPFILIGNGL; encoded by the coding sequence GTGCTCATCTATCCACTGATCCTGCCCGATCGCCTGGAACTGGTCTTGATTACGCCCAACAGCGAACCTGCTCGTTATCCTGTTCCAGTCACTCAAGCTGAACTCAATGCTGCGATCGTTGCCTTTCGACAAGCCCTCACCGATCCCACCAGTGGCGCCCCCAGAGCCGTTGCCCAACAACTCTATCAATGGCTGATTGCACCGATGAGAGACGACCTGGAGGCGATTGATGCAGAAACGATTCTCTATGCTCCAGACGGGGCGTTGCGCTACGTTCCTCTGGCGGCACTCCATGATGGCGACCAATGGCTGATCGAACGCTTTCGCATCAATCACATCACCGCTGCCAGTCTGCAAGATTTCACCCTCCGCCCTGATCCCCAACCCCAAATTTTAGCCGCTGCCTTTAGTGAAGGTTCCTTCCAGTTTCAAGTCGGACAACGCTCCTTTTCCTTCGGGGGTTTACCCTTTGCAGGTATAGAAGTGGAGAAACTGGCAGAGGCTTTCCCTGGTACGACTCAATTTATCAACGATGCCTTTAGCCGCACTGCCGTTGAACCTGCTATGGATAGCCACACCATTGTTCATCTGGCGACCCACGCCACATTTATTCCGGGGTCTGCCAGTGATTCATTTATCCTGTTTGGCAATGGCGATCGCCTCACATTACAAGAAATCAAAGAACAGTGGCAAGGACGGTTCAATCAAGTCGATTTAATTGTCTTAAGTGCCTGTGAAACGGGTTTAGGTGATGCAGGCTTAGGAACGGGTGAGGAAATTTTGGGCTTTGGCTATCTCATGCAAGAAGCCGGAGCAGAAGCGGCGATCGCTTCCCTCTGGCAAGTGGATGATGGCGGAACGCAGGTGCTGATGAATGCCTTTTATGCAGGTTTAGGAAACGGCATGACTAAAGCGGAGGCACTGCGGCAGGCACAAATCGCTCTGATTACCGGAGACTTTACTGCTGTCGGCAGTGACAGAGGCACGATCGAAATTCTCAGCACTCGTACAGGTTTACCGCAAAACGTGAGCGATCGCCTCGACCATCCCTACTACTGGGCACCCTTCATCCTGATTGGCAATGGCTTGTAA
- a CDS encoding Uma2 family endonuclease, producing the protein MAILLHHWTVEDYHRIVEAGILSESDCELLQGNIVDMPPEGPEHAHRCETTARYLERLLGDGWWSRQGKPISLIDSEPQPDIALVREADYSDRHPSAEDVYLIVEYARTTQKQDKGIKREIYAEAKIAHYLVVDLKEGCVIYYTNPMNRNYMKEQIFHTGIIQVGTISIDVLKLLRS; encoded by the coding sequence ATGGCAATTCTTCTGCATCACTGGACAGTAGAAGACTATCACCGGATTGTTGAAGCAGGCATTCTATCTGAGTCTGATTGCGAACTGCTGCAAGGAAATATTGTCGATATGCCACCCGAAGGACCTGAACATGCCCATCGGTGTGAAACGACTGCTCGTTATTTAGAGCGATTGCTGGGAGATGGATGGTGGTCCCGTCAGGGTAAGCCCATATCGCTAATTGACTCTGAACCCCAACCGGATATTGCACTTGTGCGTGAGGCAGATTACAGCGATCGCCATCCCAGCGCAGAGGATGTGTATCTGATTGTTGAGTACGCTCGCACAACTCAAAAACAAGATAAAGGCATCAAGCGTGAAATTTATGCAGAAGCTAAGATTGCTCATTATCTAGTTGTCGATTTGAAGGAGGGTTGTGTCATCTACTACACTAACCCGATGAATAGAAATTATATGAAAGAACAAATCTTTCATACAGGAATCATTCAAGTTGGAACGATTAGCATTGATGTGTTGAAGTTACTGAGATCATAA
- a CDS encoding S8 family peptidase, with protein MRRFLSSVLLTSCLIGTVHLAPPTSETTAIAQTSTVSDLYYTFYDRRIPLNLRQDVIAVEFRPTANTRGSRLPLYLQLQQDLQGDNPSTSRNATRGEASPPDSLSVQVEVQPLGERYALVTIPVDAADTATVEQSIRQQNYVSETLPVLSVDNAGEETSLSDVVLPNEILVSFDADLSNSQIQLLLNRYRLEIVRPLRFTQNRYLVRSRTERGTAILTAANQLNGIPGVQSATPNFIQALSYRVQADGVITSNINPQLQQTLASLPTLEAEFQSNLLPLAWHLNSIPYRGRLLPRTDIRATEAWEISNEGDGVVVAVIDSLIQWDHPDLANNLHTVTAQADALPGEVHGWDFTADTLACSSTQPDLCVTGDPDTRISAEEVAFLRPHFQNTFRLSDADLLETYPQLTERLRTRNPELSNRQAADWIRNYIRGDISAEFHGTWSAGVIAAQPHNGQGAIGVAPKAQILPVRVFGLGGEITAARLIEAIAYAASRDVDVINMSLGGLMPDQGLTDQIFQVLDANPNLIIVASAGNDAVDGVGFPAAIPGVVSVGATNLEGKRTFYSNYGGRLDVVAPGGETTLALRGGILTTGGTWVDGFWQNLPTPESGWGAALDPTGQYVQVQGTSFSAPTVSGVVALMRGVNPNLNRDRLTQLLKNTASYEGLTLAQGDANRYRLQRDVGLTLMQDRLSGIFPLPQPVSAEQYFFGRGLVNAEAAVRAARR; from the coding sequence ATGAGACGCTTTTTATCCAGTGTGTTGTTAACCAGTTGTCTGATTGGCACGGTTCACCTGGCTCCACCGACTTCAGAGACGACAGCGATCGCCCAGACCTCAACTGTCAGCGATTTGTATTACACCTTCTATGATCGCCGCATTCCCTTAAATTTGCGGCAGGATGTCATTGCCGTTGAGTTTCGTCCTACGGCTAACACCAGAGGTTCTCGGCTACCGTTGTATCTGCAACTGCAACAAGACTTGCAAGGAGACAATCCAAGTACTAGCCGAAATGCCACTAGAGGCGAGGCTTCACCACCCGATTCCTTGTCCGTTCAAGTGGAAGTGCAACCTCTGGGAGAGCGGTATGCGTTAGTAACAATACCAGTCGATGCAGCGGATACTGCTACAGTGGAGCAAAGTATTCGCCAACAGAACTACGTTTCAGAAACTCTCCCTGTTTTATCGGTTGACAATGCTGGAGAGGAGACAAGTCTTTCCGATGTTGTGTTGCCCAATGAAATTCTAGTCAGCTTTGATGCAGATCTCTCCAATAGCCAAATTCAACTGCTGCTGAATCGATATCGCCTGGAAATCGTTCGCCCACTGCGCTTCACGCAAAATCGATACTTAGTGCGTTCTCGAACCGAACGAGGCACAGCTATCCTAACAGCAGCTAATCAACTCAATGGCATTCCAGGCGTTCAATCTGCCACTCCCAACTTTATTCAGGCTCTCTCTTACCGAGTGCAGGCAGATGGGGTTATCACTTCCAATATCAATCCTCAGTTGCAACAAACCCTGGCAAGTTTGCCAACCCTTGAAGCAGAGTTTCAGAGCAATCTCCTGCCGCTAGCATGGCACCTCAACAGCATCCCTTACCGGGGTCGGCTCCTGCCCCGCACTGATATTCGTGCCACAGAAGCTTGGGAAATTAGCAACGAGGGAGATGGAGTGGTCGTTGCTGTGATCGACAGCTTGATCCAGTGGGATCATCCGGATCTCGCCAATAACTTACACACGGTGACGGCTCAAGCCGATGCCTTACCCGGAGAAGTTCACGGGTGGGATTTTACGGCTGATACTTTAGCTTGCAGTTCAACTCAGCCGGATCTATGTGTGACGGGTGATCCAGATACACGCATCAGTGCTGAAGAAGTAGCTTTCCTGCGTCCTCACTTTCAAAATACGTTTCGCCTCTCAGATGCTGACTTGCTAGAAACCTATCCTCAGTTAACTGAGCGGCTCCGCACTCGTAACCCAGAGTTATCTAACCGTCAAGCCGCTGATTGGATTCGCAATTACATTCGTGGAGATATTTCGGCGGAGTTTCATGGCACCTGGTCAGCCGGGGTGATTGCAGCTCAACCCCACAATGGACAAGGGGCGATCGGGGTTGCGCCTAAAGCCCAAATCCTCCCGGTGCGCGTGTTTGGGCTGGGAGGTGAGATTACCGCTGCTCGCTTGATTGAGGCGATCGCCTATGCCGCAAGTCGAGATGTTGATGTCATCAATATGAGCTTGGGTGGGCTGATGCCCGATCAGGGACTTACTGACCAGATCTTTCAGGTTTTAGATGCCAATCCCAACCTGATTATTGTTGCCTCAGCAGGCAATGATGCCGTGGATGGTGTTGGCTTTCCCGCCGCGATTCCGGGTGTCGTATCTGTGGGAGCGACTAACCTGGAGGGCAAGCGCACCTTCTACAGCAACTATGGCGGACGGCTCGATGTGGTTGCACCGGGAGGAGAAACCACCCTGGCACTTCGAGGTGGGATTTTAACCACTGGAGGGACGTGGGTAGACGGATTCTGGCAAAACTTACCTACTCCAGAGTCTGGTTGGGGAGCAGCCCTTGATCCGACTGGACAATACGTTCAGGTGCAGGGCACCTCCTTCTCGGCTCCCACTGTTTCAGGGGTTGTTGCCTTGATGCGGGGTGTGAATCCTAACCTCAACCGCGATCGCCTCACCCAGTTGCTCAAGAACACAGCCAGCTATGAGGGATTAACGCTGGCTCAAGGAGATGCCAATCGATACCGCCTGCAACGGGATGTGGGATTAACCCTGATGCAAGATCGATTGTCTGGAATTTTCCCACTTCCCCAACCCGTCTCTGCGGAGCAATACTTCTTTGGCAGAGGTTTGGTGAATGCAGAGGCAGCGGTGCGAGCGGCTCGACGATAA
- a CDS encoding Uma2 family endonuclease, which translates to MTTLFIQTELIPLTVNFPAIACMTHTQFYEFCQANRDLRIERTATGEVIIMPPTFSDTGNRNIKISQQLANWADQDGMGEAFDSSTGFTLPNGATRSPDASWVRLERWNALTEEQKASFAPICPDFVIELRSSSDTLAGLQAKLQEYIDNGARLGWLIDRQNRTVHVYRPGRTPEILDNPETVSSDPELPGFVLQLTKIW; encoded by the coding sequence ATGACAACGCTCTTCATCCAAACCGAACTCATTCCCCTCACGGTCAACTTCCCTGCGATCGCCTGCATGACCCACACCCAGTTCTACGAATTCTGCCAAGCCAATCGAGACTTACGAATCGAACGCACTGCCACTGGAGAAGTCATCATCATGCCACCGACCTTTTCGGACACTGGCAACCGTAACATCAAAATTTCACAACAACTTGCAAACTGGGCAGATCAGGATGGCATGGGTGAGGCGTTTGACTCTAGTACCGGTTTTACGCTGCCCAATGGAGCGACGCGATCGCCCGATGCATCTTGGGTTCGATTAGAGCGATGGAACGCCTTAACGGAAGAACAGAAAGCGTCATTTGCGCCGATTTGTCCCGATTTTGTGATTGAGTTGCGCTCTTCTAGTGATACCTTGGCGGGGTTGCAAGCCAAATTGCAAGAGTATATCGATAATGGAGCTAGATTAGGATGGTTAATCGATCGCCAAAATCGAACGGTTCACGTTTATCGTCCTGGTCGAACGCCTGAAATTTTGGACAACCCTGAAACCGTTAGCAGTGATCCAGAGTTGCCAGGATTCGTTCTACAACTGACAAAGATTTGGTAA
- a CDS encoding Uma2 family endonuclease, translated as MTLKTGYSIPQTEPPRPPSETLPTMYDLPSEYIGEPGLPDEFHDLQPQLLSRTLSLAEYSRDQWFTGSDLNLYYDVHHPLWYKRPDWFLAVGVPRLYNGQDFRRSYVTWQEGQNPHVVIEFLSPGTEREDLGRFYQVEDAVEEGISDLSTDLQVSQAERPLEKFTVYEQQLRVPHYLVYSRQKQRLRYFQWVGGRYQEQPIHQSNPLVWLADLQIGLGLWEGIFEGVHSTWLRWCDENGNWQLTDTEQERLEKEQERLEKEQAQAQVLQAARNLLATGMTMAQVAELLGLSAEQMNRL; from the coding sequence ATGACTCTGAAGACCGGGTACTCCATTCCTCAAACTGAGCCGCCTCGTCCCCCCAGCGAGACGCTGCCCACTATGTATGATTTGCCCAGTGAATATATAGGAGAACCGGGATTGCCAGATGAATTTCATGATTTACAGCCTCAACTACTGAGCCGTACCTTATCTCTGGCAGAATACTCCCGCGATCAATGGTTTACCGGATCTGACCTCAACCTTTACTACGATGTCCATCATCCACTGTGGTACAAGCGCCCCGATTGGTTCTTAGCGGTGGGCGTTCCCAGGCTCTACAATGGGCAAGATTTTCGGCGTAGTTATGTCACCTGGCAAGAGGGACAAAATCCTCACGTTGTGATTGAGTTTTTATCTCCTGGCACCGAGCGAGAAGACCTGGGGCGGTTTTATCAAGTCGAGGATGCAGTGGAAGAAGGGATTTCTGACTTATCAACCGATCTGCAAGTTTCTCAGGCAGAACGCCCTCTAGAAAAATTCACAGTGTATGAACAGCAATTGAGAGTGCCGCATTACCTGGTTTACAGCCGACAAAAACAACGGCTACGCTATTTTCAATGGGTTGGAGGACGGTATCAAGAACAGCCCATTCATCAGAGCAATCCTTTGGTTTGGTTAGCAGATCTGCAAATCGGGCTTGGACTTTGGGAAGGAATCTTTGAGGGAGTTCACAGCACATGGTTACGGTGGTGTGATGAGAATGGCAATTGGCAATTGACCGATACAGAACAGGAACGGCTAGAAAAAGAACAGGAACGGCTAGAAAAAGAACAGGCTCAGGCTCAGGTGTTACAAGCCGCTAGAAATTTGCTGGCGACGGGAATGACAATGGCACAAGTTGCAGAACTGTTGGGCTTATCAGCAGAACAAATGAATCGCCTGTGA
- a CDS encoding DUF1822 family protein: protein MMEEPFNSPDLIDWEPLSDESIEMSQEQIDRALQLSEPITKADQQWSVYLHALALSGFEQWLEEWAPDLRIEDTNSSLYQPAIASLVDAVCHLTVGRFKVCLIAVSSVADTAVSVPRAIVDLPDLIPHLYVLMEIKEEQMQVRVHGYLRYDQWLERQASGSTSVSDWQCVLPLNWFNPDSAALLLDLRYLDPATVPLPTVTPTVAPADGLQDKLLAALPQLRSPLVSPKQLLNWEELSLILTTPELAEWLYQAQQPTTQEQSTVNQLREGLSAIWNQVQTLGQQAINVGLWLQDQLDELAQELSWTLVPAFSPALAEMRSVQEELETVVSELQQQAVGIPPEARGAYRDLRWGNVALRLYVLTWALPVTNAAPEWTLLVVVSSQQSASVPAGVKLQVRDAWQVLVERTLTQEAPDSYLYAQVVGGLDEQFWVRINLNQGAAVTFCFAFNPERAV from the coding sequence ATGATGGAAGAACCTTTTAATTCCCCAGATTTAATAGATTGGGAACCCCTCAGCGACGAAAGCATTGAGATGTCTCAAGAGCAGATCGACCGTGCCCTGCAATTGAGTGAACCAATCACGAAAGCGGATCAGCAATGGTCGGTCTACCTCCACGCTTTAGCTCTCTCAGGCTTTGAGCAGTGGCTAGAGGAGTGGGCACCGGATTTACGAATTGAGGATACTAACAGTTCGCTGTACCAACCTGCGATCGCCAGCTTAGTCGATGCGGTCTGCCATCTCACCGTCGGACGTTTTAAGGTGTGCTTAATTGCGGTTAGTAGTGTCGCAGATACGGCGGTGAGTGTGCCTAGAGCTATTGTGGATCTGCCTGATTTGATTCCCCATCTCTACGTGTTAATGGAGATCAAAGAGGAACAAATGCAAGTGCGAGTGCATGGCTACTTGCGCTATGACCAATGGCTGGAACGCCAAGCCTCTGGTTCCACCTCCGTCTCTGATTGGCAGTGCGTACTCCCCCTCAATTGGTTTAATCCTGACTCAGCCGCTTTACTATTAGATTTGCGATATCTCGACCCGGCAACCGTTCCTTTGCCTACAGTCACTCCAACCGTAGCCCCTGCTGACGGCTTGCAGGATAAGTTGCTGGCTGCACTGCCCCAACTGCGATCGCCCCTTGTATCCCCTAAGCAACTGCTGAATTGGGAAGAGTTATCCCTGATTTTAACGACGCCGGAGTTAGCAGAATGGCTCTACCAGGCGCAACAGCCCACGACGCAGGAGCAATCCACTGTCAACCAATTGCGGGAAGGGCTATCTGCCATCTGGAATCAAGTCCAAACATTAGGGCAGCAAGCGATTAATGTGGGGCTATGGCTACAAGATCAACTCGATGAGTTAGCCCAGGAACTCTCCTGGACTTTAGTGCCTGCTTTTTCCCCTGCTTTAGCAGAGATGCGATCGGTGCAGGAGGAATTAGAAACGGTTGTCAGTGAGTTGCAACAGCAAGCCGTAGGCATTCCTCCAGAAGCACGAGGAGCGTATCGGGATTTACGGTGGGGAAATGTTGCCCTGCGGTTATATGTCCTGACGTGGGCATTACCTGTGACGAATGCTGCTCCAGAATGGACGCTGCTGGTGGTCGTGAGTAGTCAACAGAGTGCTAGCGTACCCGCAGGAGTCAAACTGCAAGTTCGCGACGCATGGCAGGTGTTGGTCGAACGAACCTTGACCCAGGAGGCTCCTGATTCCTACCTTTATGCTCAGGTCGTTGGGGGATTGGATGAACAGTTTTGGGTGAGGATTAACCTCAACCAGGGTGCAGCCGTGACGTTCTGTTTCGCTTTCAACCCTGAGAGGGCCGTGTAA
- a CDS encoding CHASE2 domain-containing protein, producing the protein MNAPVFRLKIQQIEHTCVFELTWGRGQQLMTTLPYPDSLTGLYQEWRRLYLSFYKTVQMPLAPISPTNSNSDLRGRVVNTGTIAPSDVDWHTKLVEAETKLLNEFHRWLRSAELFEIRSAIARATRQDQVELPIVTVFLTCTPLTLARFPWEMWEIGADFAATGTIRMVRTPANIHAETTSVRPHRGRARILAIMGDETGLNFQADREAVRSLSRMADIHFLGWQPGQSPTEVKDNIRAAIADEQGWDVLFFAGHSNETQVTGGELAIAPGVSLVIQEIAAPLTTARERGLQFAIFNSCSGLNIAESLIDLGFSQVAIMREPIHNRVAQEFLIRFLQTLAEHKDVHEALISASQFLRLEKNLTYPSAYLVPSLFCHPDAVLFRIPPFGWRQRLQQSLPTQWEAIGLAVLLLVGTMPQTQQILLDWRVWTQAIYRDLTRQIPPADVPPVALVQIDEASIRRDDRIAKPVPINRTYLADLINQLTNQNAEIIGIDYLLDRSIGGEEILRQSLQRAIATNQTWFVFGTQFNQFEAENIFTAEEQGIAEREWSLQGHVFFFPRYVTLPYPEEDCRETCPFAYLMTLIQVAEQEQLADLPQPQLSSQRDLRLQAVNYIYPTSSTNSRLDQLWRSRLSSISSWSYEQLGLVWLEPIIDYSIPPDRIYDRVAAWRVLEGVELSNLPTQVVIIGAGEYTDGEGFDDQYELPSAVAYWRDRLPEDNNAARFSDGKSANTPSYLPKLTGVEAHAYMVHHLLNQRLVVPIPDIWLIGMTALISKVVTIGIQKRQFKWTRQQRLIGLTGATVLYGGVSLQLYISAAILVPWLLPSVTLWVYFLLNSKGKRHA; encoded by the coding sequence ATGAATGCACCTGTCTTTCGCCTCAAAATTCAACAGATTGAACACACATGCGTCTTTGAATTGACGTGGGGGCGAGGGCAGCAACTCATGACAACGCTCCCCTATCCCGATAGTTTGACAGGGTTGTATCAAGAATGGCGTAGACTTTATCTGAGCTTTTATAAGACGGTACAGATGCCGCTCGCTCCGATTTCCCCAACTAACAGCAACTCAGATTTGCGGGGACGAGTGGTGAATACTGGAACGATCGCCCCCTCTGACGTAGACTGGCACACTAAATTAGTTGAAGCCGAAACAAAGCTATTAAATGAGTTCCATCGTTGGCTTCGCAGTGCAGAGTTGTTTGAAATTCGCTCAGCGATCGCCCGTGCCACTCGACAAGACCAGGTGGAACTTCCCATCGTTACGGTCTTTTTGACCTGTACCCCCCTGACTCTGGCACGCTTTCCCTGGGAAATGTGGGAAATTGGAGCCGACTTTGCCGCAACGGGAACGATTCGCATGGTTCGCACCCCTGCCAACATCCACGCTGAAACCACATCCGTTAGACCTCATCGAGGACGAGCACGCATCTTAGCCATTATGGGAGATGAGACGGGGTTAAACTTTCAGGCAGATCGAGAGGCAGTGCGATCGCTCTCTCGCATGGCAGACATTCATTTTTTGGGTTGGCAACCGGGACAAAGCCCGACTGAGGTAAAGGACAACATTCGAGCGGCAATTGCCGATGAGCAAGGGTGGGATGTGCTGTTCTTTGCAGGGCACAGTAATGAGACTCAAGTGACAGGGGGAGAGTTAGCGATCGCTCCTGGAGTTTCCCTTGTCATTCAAGAGATTGCGGCTCCCCTGACGACTGCACGAGAACGAGGATTGCAATTTGCGATTTTCAATTCCTGTAGTGGGTTGAACATTGCAGAATCCTTAATTGATCTGGGCTTTAGTCAAGTCGCGATCATGCGTGAACCGATTCATAATCGGGTCGCCCAGGAATTTTTAATTCGCTTTTTACAAACACTAGCAGAACACAAAGATGTCCACGAAGCTCTCATTTCTGCTTCTCAATTTTTACGTCTGGAGAAGAACCTGACGTATCCATCGGCATATCTGGTTCCTTCTCTTTTTTGTCATCCCGATGCTGTTTTATTTCGCATTCCACCCTTTGGATGGCGGCAACGACTCCAGCAAAGTTTACCGACCCAATGGGAGGCGATCGGTTTAGCCGTTCTATTGCTGGTGGGAACAATGCCTCAAACTCAGCAAATCTTGCTCGATTGGCGGGTCTGGACGCAGGCAATCTACCGCGATTTGACCCGACAAATTCCTCCAGCAGACGTTCCACCAGTGGCTTTAGTACAAATTGATGAAGCCTCCATTCGGCGAGATGATCGCATTGCGAAACCCGTTCCCATCAATCGTACCTATCTGGCTGATTTGATTAATCAATTAACGAACCAAAATGCTGAAATTATTGGGATTGATTACCTGCTCGATCGCTCCATTGGGGGTGAGGAAATTCTGCGCCAATCGTTGCAGCGGGCGATCGCAACGAATCAAACCTGGTTTGTTTTTGGGACACAATTCAATCAATTTGAGGCGGAGAATATCTTCACCGCTGAGGAGCAGGGTATCGCTGAACGAGAATGGAGTTTGCAGGGGCATGTCTTCTTTTTTCCCCGCTATGTTACCCTGCCCTACCCCGAAGAGGATTGCCGTGAAACCTGCCCATTCGCGTATCTCATGACCCTGATCCAGGTCGCTGAGCAAGAACAACTGGCGGATCTGCCCCAACCCCAGTTAAGCAGCCAACGGGATTTACGGCTTCAGGCAGTTAATTACATTTACCCCACCAGTTCGACTAACTCCCGCTTGGATCAGTTGTGGCGATCGCGCCTTTCTTCCATCTCATCCTGGTCCTATGAACAATTGGGCTTAGTCTGGTTAGAACCCATCATCGATTACTCCATTCCTCCTGACCGCATCTACGACCGCGTTGCCGCATGGCGAGTGTTAGAAGGAGTAGAACTATCCAACTTACCAACCCAAGTGGTGATAATTGGGGCAGGAGAATACACTGACGGAGAAGGCTTTGATGACCAGTATGAGTTACCCTCCGCTGTTGCTTACTGGCGCGATCGCTTGCCAGAAGATAACAATGCAGCCCGTTTTTCAGATGGTAAGTCTGCCAATACACCGAGCTATCTCCCTAAATTGACCGGAGTCGAAGCCCATGCCTACATGGTGCATCATCTATTGAATCAGCGATTAGTCGTACCCATTCCCGACATTTGGCTGATTGGGATGACTGCATTAATCAGCAAAGTCGTCACTATAGGAATACAGAAACGTCAATTCAAGTGGACTCGTCAACAACGTTTGATTGGCTTGACAGGGGCTACGGTTCTCTATGGAGGGGTTAGTTTACAGCTTTATATTTCGGCTGCAATTCTTGTGCCCTGGCTTTTGCCATCGGTCACACTCTGGGTGTATTTTCTACTGAACTCTAAAGGAAAACGTCATGCTTAA
- a CDS encoding tetratricopeptide repeat protein, translated as MKPLPHMLWSSCIAVATTSGVIAVHPAFASQRFEDATAPLQRSFVAQTPSAEDRLAEADRFLQQGIQQYGRSPFREALQSWQMALELYRETGVREAFPQESRQGEGNSLGNLGIAYRSLGQYQRAIDHLEQQLVIVREIGDRHGEGVALGNLGIAYASLGQYQRAVGFFEQALVIAREIGDRRGEGAALDNLGIAYSFLGQYQRAVGSFEQALVIAREIGDQLVESNILGDLGIAYRNLGQYQQAINFSEQALVIVREIGYREGEGNALGNLGSAYVSVGQYQRAIAYYQQALGITQEIGDRAGESSILNNIGRLLAQQNQPELAIVFLKQSVNVRESIRGDIRGLSQELQQSYTETIADDYRALADLLLQQNRILEAQRVLDLLKVQELDDYLQNVRRTAQTQSGVDLLNPEVEIRNRTVAIGYELADLRAIPYAQLTNQQRQRIAQLNEAQRTIINDFQGFINSPEIQALIAQLDADIREQDVLAELDEFINLQNNCGI; from the coding sequence ATGAAGCCCCTACCTCATATGCTCTGGTCATCTTGCATCGCAGTTGCCACGACTTCAGGCGTGATTGCTGTACATCCTGCATTTGCTTCCCAGCGATTTGAAGACGCAACTGCTCCTCTACAACGCTCATTCGTTGCTCAAACGCCATCAGCAGAAGACCGACTAGCAGAAGCTGATCGCTTCTTACAGCAAGGCATTCAACAATATGGTCGCAGCCCATTTCGAGAGGCGTTGCAGTCCTGGCAGATGGCTCTGGAACTTTATCGTGAAACTGGCGTTCGTGAAGCGTTTCCGCAAGAGAGCCGACAGGGAGAAGGCAATTCACTGGGCAATCTGGGCATTGCATACAGATCTCTAGGACAATATCAACGGGCGATTGACCATCTTGAGCAACAGTTAGTGATTGTGCGCGAGATTGGCGATCGGCATGGTGAAGGGGTTGCATTGGGCAATCTGGGTATTGCATACGCTTCTCTGGGGCAATATCAACGGGCAGTCGGCTTCTTCGAACAAGCGTTAGTCATTGCACGAGAGATTGGTGATCGACGGGGGGAAGGTGCTGCATTGGACAATTTGGGCATTGCATATAGCTTTTTAGGACAATATCAACGGGCGGTCGGCTCTTTTGAACAAGCGTTAGTCATCGCACGAGAGATTGGCGATCAACTAGTTGAAAGCAATATACTGGGAGATCTGGGCATTGCATACCGTAACCTAGGGCAATATCAACAGGCAATCAACTTCTCTGAACAAGCGTTAGTGATTGTGCGTGAAATTGGATATCGAGAGGGAGAAGGCAATGCACTGGGTAATCTGGGTAGTGCATATGTCTCTGTAGGGCAATATCAACGGGCGATCGCATACTATCAGCAAGCACTCGGTATTACTCAAGAGATTGGCGATCGAGCAGGAGAAAGCAGTATTCTTAACAACATTGGTCGTTTGCTAGCTCAACAGAACCAGCCAGAATTGGCAATTGTGTTTCTCAAACAATCGGTGAATGTGCGTGAGTCGATTCGGGGTGATATTCGCGGGTTATCTCAAGAGCTTCAGCAGTCTTACACAGAAACTATTGCCGATGATTATCGTGCTCTGGCTGATTTGTTGCTACAGCAAAATCGTATTTTAGAAGCGCAACGAGTGTTAGACCTGCTTAAAGTGCAAGAACTCGATGATTACCTACAAAATGTGCGCCGTACAGCACAAACCCAAAGTGGTGTTGACCTGCTCAATCCTGAAGTTGAAATTCGCAATCGCACTGTTGCGATTGGGTATGAACTGGCAGACCTGCGTGCCATCCCCTATGCTCAGCTAACCAATCAACAACGCCAACGGATCGCTCAACTCAATGAGGCACAACGGACGATTATTAACGACTTTCAAGGGTTCATTAATAGCCCTGAAATTCAAGCTCTGATCGCTCAACTAGACGCTGATATTCGAGAACAGGATGTGCTGGCTGAACTCGATGAGTTTATCAACCTGCAAAACAACTGCGGGATTTGA